One genomic segment of Belonocnema kinseyi isolate 2016_QV_RU_SX_M_011 chromosome 2, B_treatae_v1, whole genome shotgun sequence includes these proteins:
- the LOC117167094 gene encoding endoplasmic reticulum-Golgi intermediate compartment protein 3: MFVLDKLRYFDAYPKVLEDFDSFRVKTSGGAIVTIVSTIIMVLLFISELNDFLTPGVNEELFVDTSKGSNLRINLDIIIPRISCDLLSLDAMDTTGEQHLHIEHNIFKRRLDLNGRPIEDPKKTDIMDPRKSTEKSVQNATEDECGDCYGAADESMGIICCNTCEEIKEAYKLRKWAIRDPAEFKQCQNDRSVEAMKHAFTEGCQIYGKMEVNRVGGSFHIAPGESFSINHVHVHDVQPYSSSQFNLTHIIRHLSFGVNIPGKTNHMDNTTIIATEGAMMFHYYIKIIPTTFVRQDGSTLSTNQFSVTRHSRHISPMSGDSGMPGIFFNYELSPLMVRYTEKAKSFGHFATNLCAIIGGVFTVAGLIDTFLYHSIRAIEKKVELGKFS, encoded by the exons atgtttgttttggaTAAATTACGATATTTCGATGCATACCCGAAAGTCCTTGAGGATTTTGACAGTTTTCGAGTCAAAACTTCTGGTGGAGCGATCG ttactattGTAAGCACGATTATTATGGTTCTGCTCTTCATTTCTGAGCTCAATGACTTCCTCACACCTGGAGTAAATGAAGAATTATTTGTGGATACCTCTAAAGGATCTAATCTAAGAATTAATTTAGATATTATTATACCTAGGATATCCTGTGATT TGTTATCTTTAGATGCCATGGACACAACTGGGGAACAGCATTTACATATAGagcataatatttttaagagGCGATTAGACTTAAACGGCAGACCAATTGAAGATCCAAAAAAAACAG ATATTATGGATCCTAGGAAGTCAACCGAAAAg tcagtGCAGAACGCGACGGAAGATGAATGTGGAGATTGTTACGGAGCAGCTGACGAATCAATGGGCATCAT ATGTTGCAACACCTGTGAAGAAATCAAAGAAGCGTACAAACTGAGAAAATGGGCGATAAGGGATCCCGCAGAATTCAAGCAATGCCAGAACGACAGGTCAGTGGAAGCAATGAAACACGCTTTCACTGAAGGATGTCAAATTTACGGTAAAATGGAAGTCAATAGAGTTGGTGGTAGTTTCCACATTGCGCCAGGCGAGAGTTTTTCCATAAATCATGTACACG TGCACGATGTTCAACCATATTCTTCTTCGCAATTTAACTTGACGCACATAATACGTCATTTAAGTTTCGGAGTAAACATACCAGGGAAAACAAACCATATGGACAACACCACGATTATAGCTACAGAAG GAGCAATGATGTTTCACTACTACATCAAAATCATCCCAACCACTTTCGTTCGTCAAGACGGTTCCACGCTTTCCACAAATCAGTTTTCAGTAACGAGACATTCTCGACATATATCCCCGATGAGTGGAGATTCAGGAATGCcaggaatattttttaactacGAATTGAGCCCATTGATGGTGAGGTACACAGAAAAGGCAAAGTCGTTTGGCCACTTTGCAACAAATCTTTGTGCAATTATCGGTGGAGTTTTCACAGTTGCTGGACTTATTGATACCTTCCTCTACCACTCCATCAGAGCGATagaaaagaaagttgaattagGAAAATTTAGCTAA
- the LOC117167095 gene encoding reactive oxygen species modulator 1 codes for MPVIAGGYQHGPSCWDRVKMGFTMGFCVGLASGAIFGGFSALRSGMRGRELVNNMGKIMVQSGGTFGTFMAIGSGIRC; via the exons ATGCCGGTTATCGCAGGAGGTTACCAACATGGCCCGAGCTGTTGGGACCGAGTAAAAATGGGCTTTACCATGGGATTCTGTGTAGGTTTAGCCTCTGGAGCAATTTTCGGAGGATTCTCAGCTCTCAG GTCTGGCATGAGGGGAAGGGAATTGGTAAACAACATGGGAAAGATTATGGTACAAAGTGGAGGAACGTTTGGGACGTTTATGGCGATCGGATCCGGCATAAGGTGTTAG
- the LOC117167093 gene encoding transcription termination factor 3, mitochondrial, with translation MVLFKYPVFVNLGRKLILEHGLKSEVIFRQCSSRVLPVKKQIIYEQTRSVSALNNEEETPVLRTISDPNVGNRVALIPKYDTEKEDDEFDSRFEIHREDFYSDESLHGFTPKLPKALDPSTEDLSDLGTNPVPSFNIASFADKNPTVQEFVKLGVELWKVERKAEIAKKLVSLDFEKDVKPYIQFLHYSGVPANELGAFITKNPFIFNVDLDDLHTRIRYLRAHQFNPRMISTILTKNPQWISYSTKSIDTRLGYFQNNFKLKGPEVRLLTVKLPKLITYSMAAIENKSFAIQKEMGFQFSLRKKMLMKSPRLWTKCRKNLVETFDYAHNTMQLTHEIIAEQPQILLCRKSRLETRHKFLTELKKAQYDPLKPMYISPKTLVSGTDADFCKNAADTSVLTYNLFLKSL, from the exons ATGGTTCTGTTTAAATACCCAGTTTTCGTGAATCTTGGGCGAAAATTGATTCTGGAACATGGACTGAAAAGTGAGGTTATCTTTCGACAATGCTCAAGTCGTGTTTTACCagttaagaaacaaataatataCGAACAAACACGAAGTGTAAGTGCTCTTAACAATGAAGAAGAAACACCAGTGCTCAGGACTATTTCAGATCCAAATGTCGGCAATCGTGTAGctttaattccaaaatatgatACCGAGAAAGAGGATGACGAATTTGATTCTCGTTTCGAAATTCACAGAGAAGATTTTTACTCTGACGAGTCTCTTCATGGTTTCACTCCGAAATTACCAAAAGCTTTGGATCCCAGTACAGAAGATTTGTCTGACCTTGGTACCAATCCTGTTCCAAGTTTTAATATAGCTAGTTTCGCCGACAAAAATCCCACTGTTCAGGAGTTCGTGAAACTTGGAGTAGAGTTGTGGAAAGTTGAGAGAAAGGcagaaatagcaaaaaaattggTCAGTCTTGATTTTGAAAAAGATGTCAAACCTTACATTCAGTTTTTGCATTATTCCGGAGTCCCGGCTAATGAACTCGGTgcttttatcacaaaaaatccttttattttcaACGTGGATTTGGATGATCTTCACACTAGGATACGATACTTGAGAGCACATCAGTTTAATCCTCGGATGATATCAACGATCCTTACGAAAAATCCACAGTGGATTTCCTACAGCACAAAATCAATTGACACCAGACTTGgttactttcaaaataattttaaattaaagggtcCTGAAGTTCGATTACTTACAGTTAAATTGCCGAAGCTCATTACCTACAGTATGGCAGcaatagaaaataaatcatttgcgATACAGAAAGAGATGGGATTTCAGTTTTCTCTGAGGAAAAAGATGTTGATGAAGAGTCCGCGGCTGTGgacaaaat gTAGAAAAAATCTGGTTGAGACTTTCGACTACGCGCATAACACCATGCAACTGACTCACGAAATAATCGCCGAGCAACCTCAAATCCTCCTTTGTCGAAAAAGCAGGCTTGAAACtcgacataaatttttaacggaactgAAAAAGGCGCAGTACGATCCACTGAAACCTATGTACATATCACCGAAAACTCTCGTCAGTGGAACGGAtgccgatttttgtaaaaatgcagcAGACACATCAGTTCTAACATACAATttgtttctgaaatctttgtaa